From the Pomacea canaliculata isolate SZHN2017 linkage group LG4, ASM307304v1, whole genome shotgun sequence genome, one window contains:
- the LOC112561501 gene encoding ubiquitin-conjugating enzyme E2 L3 — MAATKRLNRELEELKKLSLKSFRDIVVDETNILSWSGLLVPDNPPYNKGAFRIDINFPAEYPFKPPKVTFKTKIYHPNVDEKGQVCLPIISAENWKPATKTDQVVNSLVALINDPEPEHPLRADLAEEYTKDRKKFLKNAEEFTKKHSEKRPSD, encoded by the exons ATGGCAGCAACTAAGCGATTAAATAGG GAACTGGAGGAACTGAAGAAGTTATCTTTAAAATCCTTTCGGGATATCGTTGTGGACGAAACAAATATTCTTAGTTGGAGTGGTCTTTTGGTACCT GATAACCCACCGTACAATAAAGGTGCATTCCGTATAGATATCAACTTTCCTGCAGAGTATCCATTCAAGCCACCAAAAGTAACGTTTAAAACCAAAATCTACCATCCAAATGTTGATGAAAAGGGACAGGTTTGCCTACCTATTATTAGTGCTGAAAATTGGAAGCCTGCCACAAAAACGGATCAAG TTGTAAACTCACTGGTGGCACTTATCAATGATCCTGAGCCTGAACATCCTTTACGAGCAGACCTTGCAGAAGAATATACCAAAGACAGGAAAAAGTTTTTGAAGAATGCTGAGGAATTCACAAAGAAACACAGTGAAAAGCGACCAAGTGATTAA
- the LOC112561905 gene encoding coiled-coil domain-containing protein 86-like — MESEANALRGKPKSGRVWKRVRTNRFSDFLRVKCQKTSWEEKMAKKKEQQAIKDLEKKLKEQKIEKIQLKRQRREENKKRRLENERRAEIVQPIKNTRKLKRIKKKQLRQIEKR, encoded by the exons ATGGAAAGTGAAGCCAATGCACTGAGGGGAAAACCGAAGTCAGGACGTGTGTGGAAAAGGGTTCGAACTAACAG ATTTTCAGATTTTCTGAGAGTGAAATGTCAGAAAACATCATGGGAAGAGAAAATGgcgaagaaaaaagaacagcaagcaATCAAAGACttagaaaaaaagcttaaagagCAGAAGATAGAAAAGATACAG TTAAAAAGACAGAGAcgtgaggaaaataaaaaaagacgtcttgaaaatgaaagaagagcaGAAATTGTCCAGCCG atAAAGAATACCAGAAAgctgaaaagaataaagaagaagCAACTACGTCAAATTGAAAAACGATaa
- the LOC112561881 gene encoding transcription elongation factor SPT6-like encodes MDFFENEAEESDLTSGGDLSASDEEAEIKPKRRKKEKKKKVRARIEDDDDEEEEEEEDPDGIAEEMKDFISENVEEEEEDDDDDDGDDSEEGEERGKRKHDDDDDIDDRLEDEDFDLIEENLGIKVNRKHQHKRIRVMSDEGSDNEEPPQGIDGKQAIRETLFDDDDEVGEDITTSPARDKDIESRNEFGDLDEEEESDIDDFIVDDQGRPISKGKKKKHIIHSDAALQEAQDIFGVDFNFDEFDQDGEEDLYDEEYEEEEEGEEDGEQQVRTKRQKKRATKKSIFDVFEPSELERGHFTDLDNEIRITDVPERFQLRQIPVKPTEEGELEEESEWIYKQAFSTPTVSNQSYLDQEQSAQYNYSTRRSPTMVSKIKEALNFMRNQRLEVPFIAFYRKEYVERELNIKDLWKVWQWDEKWTQLTTRRKNLTRLFEKMQNFLSERYLDAEKNVDKSFRPITEQDLDRVRSVQTMEELRDVYQHFILYYGHEIPAMRNAEKQQRARYQSEREGDEAEQPDQDQHDSLVKQATRRSAYSICLSAKLDEMARQFGLKPSEVGENLRDNYQRHDVQQCPVEPLELAKDYVCSQFATVEDILIGARHMVAMQIAHDPLVRQAVRQTFFERAKLCVRPTKKGLKLIDEAHSCYPMKYLRNMPVKDLKDEQFLKIVQAETDGLIVASITMDEEDSNTTSYFEEVRQLYYRDEFSHLVQQWNIQRSEALKQALYKILYPQMAKELRSKLIAEAKEGIVKACSRRLYNWLKVAPYQAEQQLDEEYDDDDNNNGVRVLGIAFSPDKDTSAFGAMIDGDGVVSDFVRLPYFCYRLKSFRQMERDCKEKDMQKLKEFILNKKPHVIAVSAESREAMMICDDVKLILNELEQEEHLPPISVELVDNEVAMIFENSNKAQAEFREYPPTLRHAVSIARRLQDPLIEFSQLCNPDEDILCLKYHPMQDQVSKEDLLNALYLEFVNRVNEVGVDINRCINFPHTAPLLQFVCGLGPRKAQYLLKILKQNSGRLENRTQLVQLCHMGPKVFINCAGFIKLDTNSLGDSTDTYVDVLDGSRVHPEAYEWARKMAVDALEYDDTAEDANPAGALEEILESPERLKDLDLDAFAEELERQEYGDKHITLYDIRAELNQRYKDLRTPYRSPTNEERFNMLTKETPETFYVGKLVLCRVTGIAYKRPQGEQLDQANPNRNDETGLWECPFCHKDDFPELSEVWSHFDGSNCPGSAVGVKTRLDNGVSGFIHTKNISDKNIKNPEERVKIGMTIHARIIKIDIDRFQVELTCKSSELVDKDNQWKPQKDLYYDFDMEKVDMEKETEKAKQHARQMYIKRVIAHPNFKNIGYKECEKVMASMDNGDVIVRPSSKGADHLTVTWKVCDGILQHIDVKEEKKENAFSLGKSLYIGEEEFEDLDEIIARHIQPMAATVREIMSYRYFREIDGKRDVLDKMLTEEKRKTPSRIPYAFSTCPQYPGKFLLSYMPRNKTRHEYISITPEGIKYRQQIFNSLNSMIRWFKEHFRDPIPGTPASTRTPLASSTFATPSMALPGMTPQVGRPVSGIYGSLPQATPQAATPQFPSRGFPGSFGGNVHGGFQPIATPMMTPMMTPSSFVAPAHITTPAAATPSYQPTPRSSAWPGATPRTPAVSRTPARSSAAVSRTPANVHTPAVPTPVSRTPRSGASPSVAKPGSTAGTDWARAAELWAKQRQNELKEIGGSTPRGSTPRGGTPRGGTPRGNTPRHKSPRAPVLSSPAPLPSTSFDAYDDSPQGDGTPLIDER; translated from the exons ATGGACTTCTTTGAGAATGAAGCTGAGGAGTCGGACCTTACCTCAGGGGGAGATTTATCAGCCTCAGATGaagaagcagaaataaaaccaaaaagaaggaaaaaagagaaaaagaagaaagtccGTGCTAGgattgaagatgatgatgatgaagaggaggaggaggaagaag ATCCAGATGGAATTGCAGAAGAGATGAAAGATTTCATCAGTGAGAATGttgaagaagaggaggaggatgacgacgatgatgatggggATGACAGTGAAGAAGGCGAGGAACGGGGTAAACgcaaacatgatgatgatgatgacattgatgaTAGACTTGAAGATGAAGACTTTGATCTCATTGAAGAAAACTTGGGTATAAAAGTCAACAGAAAG CACCAGCACAAACGAATTCGTGTCATGTCAGATGAAGGTAGTGATAATGAAGAGCCTCCTCAAGGCATAGATGGCAAGCAGGCCATCCGTGAAACTCTAtttgatgacgacgatgaagtAGGCGAAGATATCACCACCTCACCAGCACGTGACAAAGACATAGAGAGTAGGAATGAGTTTGGTGATcttgatgaagaagaagaatcag ATATTGATGACTTCATTGTGGACGATCAGGGAAGGCCTATTagcaaagggaagaaaaaaaagcatattatCCATAGTGATGC TGCCTTGCAGGAAGCACAGGACATTTTTGGTGTAGATTTCAATTTTGATGAATTTGACCAGGATGGAGAGGAGGACCTTTATGATGAAGAG tatgaagaagaggaagaaggggAAGAAGATGGCGAGCAGCAAGTGCGAACCAAGCGACAGAAGAAGCGTGCcacaaagaaaagcatcttTGAT gtgTTTGAACCCAGCGAACTTGAGAGAGGTCACTTCACAGATTTAGATAATGAAATAAGGATCACAGATGTCCCCGAACGTTTTCAG CTTCGCCAAATCCCAGTGAAACCCACTGAAGAAGGGGAACTGGAAGAAGAGTCTGAGTGGATCTATAAGCAGGCATTTTCAACACCGACAGTGTCAAACCAG TCCTACTTGGACCAAGAGCAAAGTGCCCAGTATAACTACAGCACTCGCAGGAGCCCCACTATGGTCAGCAAAATAAAGGAGGCTCTCAACTTCATGCGCAATCAACGTCTTGAG GTGCCATTCATCGCCTTCTACCGCAAAGAGTATGTGGAGCGGGAACTAAACATAAAGGATCTGTGGAAAGTCTGGCAGTGGGACGAAAAG tgGACCCAGCTGACCACTCGTCGTAAAAACCTGACACGcctttttgaaaaaatgcaaaattttttgaGTGAGCGCTACTTAGAcgctgaaaaaaatgtggacaaGAGCTTCCGACCTATCACAGAACAAGACTTGGATag AGTACGTTCAGTGCAGACAATGGAAGAACTGCGAGATGTTTACCAGCATTTCATCTTGTATTATGGCCATGAAATTCCTGCCATGCGCAATGCAGAAAAGCAGCAGAGAGCACGATACCAATCAGAACGTGAGGGCGATGAAGCTGAGCAACCAGATCAGGATCAGCATGACAGCCTTGTTAAACAAGCTACACGGCGTAGTGCCTACTCTATCTGTCTTAGTGCTAAACTAG atgAAATGGCACGTCAGTTTGGGCTGAAACCATCTGAAGTTGGAGAAAACTTGAGAGACAACTACCAGAGACATGATGTACAGCAATGTCCTGTTGAACCTCTGGAGCTGGCAAAAGACTATGTGTGCAG CCAGTTTGCAACTGTTGAAGACATACTTATAGGAGCCAGACACATGGTAGCCATGCAAATCGCTCACGACCCATTGGTTCGCCAGGCTGTGAGACAGACTTTTTTTGAACGAGCAAAGCTTTGTGTTCGACCCACCAAAAAGGGCCTGAAG CTTATCGACGAAGCCCATTCATGCTACCCAATGAAATATTTGCGGAACATGCCAGTCAAGGATCTGAAAGATGAGCAGTTCCTGAAGATCGTGCAA GCAGAGACTGATGGCCTCATTGTTGCATCTATTACCATGGACGAAGAGGATTCCAATACTACATCTTACTTTGAGGAAGTTCGCCAGTTGTACTACAGG GATGAGTTCAGTCATCTAGTGCAGCAGTGGAATATTCAGCGCAGTGAGGCCCTCAAGCAGGCACTGTACAAGATTCTATACCCACAGATGGCTAAGGAGTTAAGAAGCAAGCTCATTGCTGAAGCTAAAGAAGGCATTGTAAAG GCATGCAGTCGGCGGCTGTACAACTGGCTGAAAGTGGCTCCATATCAAGCTGAGCAGCAGCTTGATGaagaatatgatgatgatgacaacaacaatggtGTTCGTGTTCTTGGCATTGCATTCTCGCCTGACAA AGACACATCTGcttttggagccatgattgatgGAGATGGTGTGGTGTCAGACTTTGTCCGTCTTCCATACTTCTGCTACCGACTAAAATCTTTTCGTCAGATGGAACGTGATTGTAAG GAAAAAGACATGCAGAAACTGAAGGAGTTCATCCTGAACAAAAAGCCTCATGTGATAGCAGTGAGTGCAGAGTCACGTGAGGCCATGATGATCTGTGATGATGTGAAACTAATTCTTAATGAGCTGGAGCAGGAGGAACACTTGCCTCCCATCAGCGTGGAGCTGGTAGACAATGAGGTGGCTATGATCTTTGAAAACAGCAACAAGGCTCAG GCTGAATTTCGAGAGTATCCTCCTACATTACGTCACGCAGTCTCCATTGCCAGACGTCTTCAGGATCCTCTGATTGAGTTTTCCCAGCTATGTAACCCTGATGAAGACATCCTTTGTCTGAAGTATCACCCTATGCAG GATCAGGTTTCTAAAGAGGATCTGTTGAATGCATTGTACCTGGAGTTTGTGAACCGTGTCAACGAGGTTGGTGTGGATATCAATCGGTGCATCAACTTCCCACACACAGCTCCACTATTACAATTTGTATGTGGCCTGGGGCCAAGGAAAGCTCAATACCTCTTAAAG atCTTGAAGCAGAACAGTGGGCGGCTTGAGAACCGAACCCAGTTGGTTCAGCTTTGTCACATGGGGCCTAAAGTGTTCATTAACTGTGCCGGCTTCATCAAGCTTGACACCAACAGCCTGGGAGACAG CACAGACACATATGTTGACGTGCTGGATGGGTCTCGTGTACACCCTGAAGCATATGAATGGGCTCGAAAAATGGCAGTGGATGCTCTTGAATATGATGACACAGCTGAAGATGCCAACCCAGCTGGTGCCTTGGAAGAGATTCTGGAGTCTCCTGAAAGATTGAAAGATTTGGATCTTGATGCCTTTGCAGAGGAGCTTGAGAGACAG GAATATGGTGATAAGCATATCACCTTGTATGATATAAGAGCTGAGCTAAATCAAAGGTACAAAGATCTGCGGACACCATATCGATCGCCAACCAACGAAGAACGATTTAACATGCTTACCAAGGAGACACCTGAGACATTTTATGTTG GTAAATTGGTGCTTTGCAGAGTAACGGGCATTGCCTACAAACGACCTCAGGGAGAGCAGTTGGATCAGGCCAATCCCAACCGTAATGATGAAACTGGACTCTGGGAATGTCCATTTTGTCATAAAGATGATTTTCCAGAACTTAGTGAG GTGTGGAGTCATTTTGATGGAAGCAACTGCCCAGGCTCTGCAGTTGGTGTAAAAACACGACTTGATAATGGTGTATCAGGTTTCATCCACACAAAAAACATCAgtgacaaaaacataaaaaatcctGAAGAGAGGGTCAAG ATTGGCATGACCATTCATGCTCGCATCATTAAAATAGACATCGACAGATTCCAGGTTGAGTTGACTTGCAAATCATCAGAGCTGGTTGACAAGGATAATCAGTGGAA ACCTCAGAAAGACTTGTATTATGACTTTGACATGGAGAAAGTGGACATGGAGAAAGAAACGGAGAAAGCAAAACAGCATGCAAGGCAAA TGTACATCAAGCGAGTGATAGCCCATCCTAATTTCAAGAACATCGGCTACAAGGAGTGTGAAAAAGTGATGGCCTCTATGGATAATGGTGATGTGATAGTGAGGCCTAGCAGCAAG GGGGCTGACCATTTGACAGTAACATGGAAGGTGTGTGATGGCATCCTGCAGCACATAGATGTcaaagaggagaagaaagaaaatgcctTCTCTTTGGGAAAATCACTTTATATTGGTGAAGAG GAATTTGAAGATCTTGATGAAATAATTGCCCGCCACATTCAGCCAATGGCAGCTACTGTAAGAGAAATCATGAGTTACCGCTACTTTCGTGAAATTGATGGCAAACGTGATGTCCTTGACAAAATGTTGAcagaggagaaaaggaaaactCCTTCAAG AATTCCATATGCATTCAGCACTTGCCCTCAGTATCCTGGCAAGTTCCTATTGTCGTACATGCCTCGTAATAAGACAAGACATGAATACATCTCGATCACACCTGAAGGCATTAAGTACCGCCAGCAGATTTTCAACTCACTCAACAGCATGATCCGCTGGTTTAAGGAGCATTTTCGAGATCCAATCCCAG gGACACCGGCAAGCACTAGAACCCCACTTGCATCATCAACCTTTGCAACTCCTAGCATGGCCTTACCAG GTATGACGCCACAGGTTGGGCGGCCGGTGAGTGGAATCTATGGCAGTCTGCCTCAGGCCACACCACAGGCTGCCACTCCTCAGTTCCCATCACGGGGATTCCCAGGGTCTTTTGGTGGAAATGTGCATGGAGGCTTCCAG CCTATCGCAACACCAATGATGACGCCGATGATGACACCTTCATCATTCGTGGCACCTGCCCACATAACTACCCCAGCTGCTGCTACACCTTCATACCAGCCCACACCTCGCAGCAGTGCATGGCCAGGTGCCACACCACGCACTCCAGCCGTGTCCCGCACACCTGCAAGATCATCAGCTGCTGTGTCTCGCACACCAGCCAATGTGCACACACCAGCAGTCCCAACACCTGTGTCAAGGACACCACGAAGTGGGGCCTCACCTTCAGTTGCCAAACCTGGCTCTACAGCAGGCACAGATTGGGCTAGAGCAGCTGAACTGTGGGCTAAGCAGCGGCAGAATGAACTTAAGGAGATAGGTGGCTCCACTCCACGAGGATCCACTCCACGAGGGGGCACCCCACGAGGTGGCACCCCACGAGGAAACACACCACGACACAAGAGCCCACGTGCTCCAGTGTTGTCGTCACCAGCACCTTTACCTTCTACATCATTTGATGCCTATGATGACTCGCCACAAGGAGATGGCACACCACTAATAGACGAGCGCTAA